One Epidermidibacterium keratini DNA segment encodes these proteins:
- a CDS encoding CGNR zinc finger domain-containing protein has translation MHLNPYGEYAVVMAASLANDWPADRAGIEGRVREHGMTMTFEETADDYAGTRAVIDSWLRVVDTDDPGERAELLNAQLAAVAAYPRLTDHDNEGWHLHYRDDYRDLPRVLASVISVGTALHLTTRGMHRLGRCAAGEEPGDPCRNVVVDVTRGGRQRYCSVRCANRAAVRRHRARESD, from the coding sequence ATGCATCTCAACCCTTACGGCGAGTACGCCGTCGTGATGGCCGCCTCACTGGCCAACGACTGGCCGGCCGACCGTGCCGGAATCGAGGGCCGGGTCCGCGAGCACGGGATGACGATGACCTTCGAGGAGACCGCCGACGACTACGCGGGCACCCGGGCCGTCATCGACAGCTGGCTTCGGGTGGTTGATACCGATGACCCGGGCGAGAGGGCCGAGCTACTCAACGCCCAGCTGGCGGCGGTGGCGGCGTACCCCCGCCTGACCGACCACGACAACGAGGGCTGGCACCTGCACTACCGCGACGACTACCGCGATCTGCCGCGGGTGCTGGCCTCGGTGATCAGCGTGGGTACGGCGCTGCACCTGACGACCCGCGGGATGCACCGGCTCGGTCGGTGCGCGGCCGGCGAGGAGCCGGGCGACCCGTGCCGCAACGTCGTTGTGGATGTCACGCGCGGCGGGCGGCAGCGCTACTGCTCTGTGCGGTGCGCCAACCGGGCCGCCGTACGCCGCCACCGGGCCCGCGAGTCTGACTGA
- a CDS encoding WD40/YVTN/BNR-like repeat-containing protein — MSTGKAVAMKAKLIVAGAAIFTVVVAVAALFLTGVLPPTDSSAADSTTTASETIPPIPPTSSAPVPLARTLLSIDETGNVVLARTGSCDSGTPASVQTITPGGEVTDMPNPPAEVLRVVANNGFAFMVGADAACEVVAYSNDDAGSWISGSAEPSNWWYLPPGGLGPNLESGAGPVYVDCTVVAISVLQVSNILVGCDDGRIRATANRGLTWTDPGSLPGLVDLAFTDPQTGFALAPTDDCAGAVLQTTDGGASWAQLACIDNAQPGALAVSGSQFAAVVGDKLWRSDDGATWTA; from the coding sequence GTGAGCACCGGAAAGGCGGTCGCGATGAAGGCAAAGCTGATAGTCGCCGGTGCCGCCATCTTCACCGTCGTCGTCGCGGTCGCGGCGCTGTTCCTGACCGGAGTGCTGCCGCCGACGGACTCCTCGGCCGCGGACTCGACCACGACAGCGAGCGAGACGATCCCCCCGATACCGCCCACCTCGAGCGCGCCGGTACCACTCGCCCGCACGTTGCTGTCGATCGACGAGACCGGCAACGTCGTACTCGCCAGGACAGGCAGCTGTGACAGCGGCACACCGGCTTCGGTGCAGACGATCACGCCAGGCGGCGAGGTGACAGACATGCCAAACCCGCCCGCTGAGGTACTTCGGGTCGTCGCCAACAACGGGTTCGCCTTCATGGTGGGCGCCGACGCCGCGTGCGAGGTCGTGGCGTACTCCAACGACGACGCAGGCTCCTGGATCAGCGGCAGCGCCGAACCGTCCAACTGGTGGTATCTCCCGCCGGGCGGCCTCGGCCCGAACCTGGAGTCCGGTGCCGGACCGGTGTACGTCGACTGCACCGTCGTCGCGATCTCGGTGCTGCAGGTGTCGAACATTCTCGTGGGCTGCGACGACGGCCGGATCCGAGCGACGGCTAACCGCGGCCTGACGTGGACCGATCCCGGAAGCCTGCCGGGTCTGGTCGATCTCGCCTTCACCGATCCGCAGACCGGTTTTGCACTCGCCCCGACGGACGACTGCGCGGGCGCCGTACTCCAGACCACCGACGGCGGTGCGAGCTGGGCGCAGCTGGCATGCATCGACAACGCACAGCCGGGAGCCCTCGCGGTCTCGGGATCGCAGTTCGCCGCGGTGGTCGGCGACAAGCTCTGGCGTAGCGACGACGGCGCGACCTGGACCGCGTAG
- a CDS encoding NADP-dependent oxidoreductase, with protein sequence MRILGFREYGGPEVLSELDVPDPSPGEGQVVIDLRASGINPADIKVRNGSNPGFPVEFPMAVGREASGVVTAVGSGVSDVAVGDHVFGAAAAGTGTVAESVLLNAASTAAKPEGLSWAEAASIPVSVGTAYDAIDEFALPPGSTLLIIGAGGGVGSSAVQIAAARGIRVIGAASAAKSDAIVSFGGIPVVSGDGWVSRVRDSADGPVDAILDTVGFDVLREATSALAGGGRIISTASVDVAGEYGGGGVERRRTTKVFEACAALASGPELTVEISATYPFERAVEAVAAVETGHARGNVVVTRS encoded by the coding sequence ATGCGGATTCTGGGTTTTCGCGAGTACGGCGGACCCGAGGTGCTCAGCGAGCTCGACGTTCCTGATCCGTCTCCCGGCGAGGGGCAGGTGGTGATCGACCTGCGCGCGTCGGGGATCAACCCGGCCGACATCAAAGTCCGTAACGGGTCCAACCCGGGCTTCCCGGTCGAGTTCCCCATGGCCGTCGGACGCGAGGCGTCCGGCGTCGTCACCGCGGTCGGATCGGGGGTGTCGGATGTCGCCGTGGGTGATCACGTCTTCGGCGCCGCCGCTGCCGGCACCGGGACGGTGGCCGAGTCGGTGCTGCTGAACGCCGCGTCGACGGCCGCGAAGCCGGAAGGGCTGTCGTGGGCAGAGGCGGCGAGCATCCCCGTCTCGGTGGGTACGGCGTACGACGCGATCGACGAGTTCGCGCTCCCGCCCGGCAGCACGCTGCTCATCATCGGCGCCGGCGGGGGAGTCGGCTCGAGTGCGGTGCAGATCGCCGCTGCGCGGGGGATTCGGGTGATCGGCGCGGCGTCCGCCGCGAAGTCGGACGCCATCGTGAGCTTCGGCGGCATCCCCGTCGTGTCCGGCGACGGCTGGGTCTCGCGCGTGCGCGACTCCGCCGACGGACCGGTCGATGCCATCCTTGACACCGTCGGGTTCGACGTACTGCGCGAAGCGACGAGTGCCCTCGCAGGCGGCGGGCGGATCATCAGCACCGCCAGCGTCGATGTTGCCGGCGAGTACGGCGGCGGAGGGGTTGAGCGGCGGCGTACCACCAAGGTGTTCGAGGCGTGCGCGGCGTTGGCGAGCGGCCCAGAGCTGACCGTCGAGATCAGCGCGACCTATCCATTTGAGCGGGCGGTCGAGGCAGTCGCGGCCGTCGAGACCGGGCACGCCCGCGGCAACGTCGTCGTCACCCGCTCCTGA
- a CDS encoding DMT family transporter: MRSSEPFRIAAAAATTVVLWASAFVVLRYGVQSYGPGELSLLRMLVGTAALTVFVVRRGIRIPPRRTWAGIAAMGIAWFGAYNVALNAAEREIDAGTAAMLVNLAPLLVVLGAGLFLGEGFPRALLIGAPLSFAGVVLIGLSSSSSHATLIGVLLAILAAVLYAGSTLIQKRLLGSVDGLTITWLAAIAGTVVLLPWAPSLVGQIAEAPAAATWGVVYLGVFPTAIAFATWAYVLTRVSAGRTSMTSYAVPAITIVLSWLFLAETPTALTLVGGAMCLLGVGISRVRPRRSRSVLAAVGEEVRGGSGGTGDGEHGGPRADLLR, encoded by the coding sequence GTGAGGTCATCCGAGCCGTTCCGCATTGCCGCAGCCGCAGCGACCACCGTGGTGCTGTGGGCCTCGGCGTTCGTCGTACTCCGCTATGGCGTGCAGTCCTACGGTCCCGGCGAGCTGTCGCTACTGCGGATGCTCGTCGGCACGGCCGCGCTCACGGTCTTCGTCGTACGCCGAGGGATTCGTATCCCGCCGCGGCGCACCTGGGCCGGGATCGCGGCGATGGGCATCGCGTGGTTCGGCGCCTACAACGTCGCGCTCAACGCCGCCGAGCGCGAGATCGACGCCGGAACCGCCGCGATGCTGGTCAACCTCGCGCCGCTGCTGGTCGTGCTCGGTGCCGGGTTGTTCCTGGGCGAAGGGTTTCCGCGGGCGCTGCTGATCGGCGCGCCGCTGTCCTTCGCCGGGGTCGTGCTGATCGGGCTCAGCAGCTCGAGCTCGCACGCGACGCTGATCGGCGTACTGCTGGCGATCCTGGCGGCCGTGCTCTACGCCGGAAGCACGCTGATCCAAAAGCGGCTGCTCGGATCGGTCGACGGGCTGACGATCACGTGGCTCGCGGCGATCGCCGGCACGGTCGTGCTGCTGCCGTGGGCGCCGTCGTTGGTCGGCCAGATCGCCGAGGCGCCAGCGGCCGCGACGTGGGGCGTGGTCTATCTCGGCGTGTTCCCGACCGCGATCGCGTTTGCCACCTGGGCCTACGTGCTGACTCGAGTGTCGGCTGGGCGCACGAGCATGACGTCGTACGCCGTACCCGCCATCACGATCGTGCTGTCCTGGCTGTTCTTGGCCGAGACGCCGACGGCGCTCACGTTGGTGGGTGGCGCGATGTGCCTGCTCGGCGTGGGGATCAGCCGCGTGCGTCCCCGTCGGTCGCGCTCGGTGCTAGCGGCGGTCGGAGAGGAAGTGCGCGGCGGCAGCGGCGGCACCGGAGACGGCGAGCACGGAGGGCCACGCGCCGATCTTCTTCGCTAA
- a CDS encoding PTS sugar transporter subunit IIA, with protein sequence MSSSSFRVLAPCSGRVIAITDVPDPVFAQEMVGPGVAIEPDAGPTTVVSPIAGKVIKVMPHAFVILGDGVGVLVHLGINTVRLEGEGFEVIAVQGSEVAAGDPMISWDPATLPSSAGGQDVSPVVPVVLMDGAKGSVASEAIGGAVGVGDLLFVGP encoded by the coding sequence GTGAGCTCATCCTCCTTCCGAGTGCTGGCTCCCTGCTCGGGCCGCGTCATCGCGATTACTGACGTGCCCGACCCGGTGTTTGCGCAGGAGATGGTCGGTCCCGGCGTGGCTATCGAACCCGACGCCGGACCGACGACGGTCGTCTCGCCGATCGCCGGCAAGGTGATCAAGGTGATGCCGCACGCCTTCGTCATCCTGGGCGACGGCGTCGGCGTCCTGGTCCACCTCGGCATCAACACCGTCCGCCTCGAGGGCGAGGGCTTCGAGGTGATCGCCGTCCAGGGCAGCGAGGTCGCCGCCGGTGACCCGATGATCAGCTGGGACCCGGCCACGCTGCCGTCCTCGGCGGGCGGACAGGACGTCTCCCCGGTCGTGCCGGTGGTGCTGATGGACGGCGCCAAGGGATCGGTCGCCAGCGAGGCGATCGGCGGCGCCGTCGGCGTTGGCGACCTGCTTTTCGTCGGCCCGTAA
- a CDS encoding glucose PTS transporter subunit EIIB, which translates to MSSKAEQILAGLGGADNVVEIEACITRLRTEVKDGSVVDQAALKAAGAHGVMANGTVVQVVVGPEADNLADDIEDLM; encoded by the coding sequence ATGAGCAGCAAGGCAGAGCAGATCCTCGCCGGCCTCGGCGGCGCCGACAACGTCGTCGAGATCGAGGCCTGCATTACCCGGCTCCGCACGGAGGTCAAGGACGGCTCGGTCGTCGACCAGGCCGCGCTGAAGGCCGCAGGTGCGCACGGCGTGATGGCTAACGGAACCGTCGTCCAGGTCGTCGTCGGGCCCGAGGCCGACAACCTCGCCGACGACATCGAGGACCTGATGTGA
- a CDS encoding SIS domain-containing protein, which produces MESSASSTPTGTQMSAEIAEQPAAARRTLERLMPQRESLRELAQGRRRVLLAARGSSDNAAIYGRYLLEVVAEVPTALAAPSVATHYQANLDLSDTVVVSVSQSGSTAEIVQTQQWARACGAATVAITNVDGSPLAQSADVALVTQAGPEVAVPATKTYLTQMVALGVLADALSSGEALAGDLDQVPDAVSRLLQVDVAAAAEALAVADQVVVSGRGLLLGTALETALKMEETCLRPVRGYSYADLRHGPISVVSEGLLAVLVAAAHGPLAEPMADLVRDLHARGARVLGIGGTPTFAELCDLHLPGPDLSEAVEPIASIVPAQLMIEQMARRLGLDPDNPRGLSKVTQTEFAG; this is translated from the coding sequence ATGGAGAGCAGCGCGAGCAGTACGCCGACCGGCACGCAGATGTCCGCGGAGATCGCCGAGCAGCCGGCGGCCGCCCGGCGTACCCTCGAGCGCCTCATGCCGCAGCGCGAGAGTCTGCGCGAGCTAGCCCAGGGGCGGCGCCGCGTGCTGCTTGCCGCCCGCGGGTCGAGCGACAACGCCGCGATCTACGGCCGCTACCTGCTCGAGGTCGTGGCCGAGGTTCCCACCGCGCTCGCGGCACCGAGCGTGGCGACCCACTACCAGGCGAACCTGGACCTGTCCGACACGGTGGTCGTGTCGGTGTCGCAGTCCGGTTCGACCGCCGAGATCGTCCAGACCCAGCAGTGGGCGCGAGCCTGCGGCGCGGCCACCGTCGCGATCACCAACGTCGATGGCTCGCCGCTCGCGCAGTCCGCGGACGTCGCGCTCGTGACGCAAGCCGGCCCCGAGGTCGCGGTGCCGGCGACGAAGACCTACCTGACCCAGATGGTCGCACTCGGCGTACTCGCCGACGCTCTGTCGTCGGGTGAGGCCCTCGCGGGCGACCTCGACCAGGTGCCCGACGCGGTCAGCCGCCTCCTGCAGGTCGACGTCGCGGCCGCTGCGGAGGCGCTGGCCGTCGCCGACCAGGTGGTCGTCTCCGGCCGCGGCCTGCTGCTGGGCACCGCGCTCGAGACCGCGCTCAAGATGGAGGAGACCTGCCTGCGTCCGGTGCGCGGCTACTCCTACGCCGACCTGCGCCACGGGCCGATCTCCGTGGTCAGCGAGGGCCTGCTCGCCGTCCTGGTCGCCGCCGCGCACGGCCCGCTCGCCGAACCGATGGCCGACCTCGTGCGCGACCTGCACGCCCGCGGCGCTCGAGTGCTCGGGATCGGGGGTACGCCGACGTTCGCCGAGCTGTGCGACCTGCACCTGCCCGGCCCCGACCTGTCCGAAGCCGTCGAGCCCATCGCATCGATCGTCCCGGCGCAGCTGATGATCGAGCAGATGGCGCGTCGCCTGGGCCTGGACCCCGACAACCCCCGCGGGCTGAGCAAAGTCACCCAGACCGAGTTCGCCGGCTGA
- a CDS encoding GntR family transcriptional regulator, producing MPRTIDDGPRPKHTQLSDVLASLATSELGPGAAIPSERELMATYDVSRATVRKAIDSLVAGGLLHRVQGKGTFVARPRLESNLHLASFSEEMRRRGLTPSTRLMLVDEERPPAEVAKALRLDARGTAWRIDRVRLADDQPMAIEQGWYPCSLLPDLDTADLTGSLYTLLADRYGLIIDTAEQTLWGESAEGATARRLDAPLHTPLLVFRRVSSAAGQPVEYVVSRYRGDRYQIHMSLGATPTNTTAPR from the coding sequence ATGCCGCGCACGATCGACGACGGCCCCCGGCCTAAGCACACCCAGCTCAGCGACGTGCTGGCCTCGCTGGCAACGAGCGAGCTCGGCCCGGGCGCCGCGATCCCTTCCGAGCGCGAGCTGATGGCGACGTACGACGTCTCGCGCGCAACCGTGCGCAAGGCCATCGACAGCCTCGTCGCCGGCGGACTGCTCCACCGCGTCCAAGGCAAGGGAACCTTCGTGGCTCGCCCGCGCCTAGAGAGCAACCTGCACCTCGCGTCATTCTCCGAGGAGATGCGCCGCCGCGGACTCACCCCGTCGACCCGGCTGATGCTCGTCGACGAGGAGCGACCCCCGGCGGAGGTGGCCAAGGCGCTGCGGCTCGACGCCCGCGGCACGGCCTGGCGGATCGACCGCGTCCGGCTCGCCGACGACCAGCCGATGGCGATCGAGCAAGGGTGGTATCCCTGCTCGCTGCTGCCCGACCTCGACACCGCCGACCTCACCGGCTCGCTCTACACGCTGTTGGCCGACCGCTACGGCCTGATCATCGACACCGCCGAGCAGACGCTCTGGGGCGAGTCGGCCGAGGGCGCGACCGCTCGGCGCCTGGATGCGCCGCTGCACACGCCGCTGCTGGTGTTCCGGCGCGTGTCCAGCGCGGCCGGCCAGCCAGTCGAGTACGTCGTTTCGCGCTACCGCGGCGACCGCTACCAGATCCACATGAGCCTCGGCGCAACTCCCACGAACACCACAGCACCCCGATAA
- a CDS encoding PTS transporter subunit EIIC: MTTQDAAAGGTTRRKFNLAPLQKFGRSLMLPIAALPVAALLLRLGAPDLLGADGLGWDSVAAVIGAAGDALFANLPILFAVGIAIGMAKKADGSTALAAVVGYLVFKGVGDAMSPVVLGLPEGDAEQELINYGVLGGIVMGLVSAFLWQRYHRIKLPDYLAFFGGRRFVPIITSLAAIVLSVLMSFVYPAFDWLITGLGEWVTENSILGGFVYGTLNRLLIPLGLHHILNNPPWFIFGEYTSGGETYHGDIARFLNGDPTAGAFMTGFFPIMMFALPAAALAIWHTAKPKHKKAVGGIMLSAALTAFLTGVTEPLEFAFMFVAWPLYVIHAIFTGTSMALVNALGIKDGFGFSAGLFDYVLNFGIATKPLLLIPIGLAYAVIYYFLFRFVIQKWNLRTPGREDDEGEGSVAADGDSVATDDGARG, translated from the coding sequence GTGACCACACAGGACGCCGCCGCAGGCGGCACTACTCGGCGCAAGTTCAACCTTGCGCCCCTGCAGAAGTTCGGGCGCAGCCTCATGCTCCCGATTGCGGCCCTGCCCGTCGCAGCGCTGCTGTTGCGGCTCGGCGCCCCCGACCTGCTTGGTGCCGATGGCCTTGGCTGGGACAGCGTCGCCGCCGTCATCGGCGCCGCCGGCGACGCGCTGTTTGCCAACCTCCCTATCCTCTTCGCCGTCGGCATCGCGATCGGCATGGCCAAGAAAGCCGACGGCTCGACGGCACTTGCCGCTGTGGTCGGCTACCTCGTCTTCAAGGGCGTCGGCGATGCGATGTCGCCGGTGGTCCTCGGGCTGCCGGAGGGCGACGCCGAGCAGGAGCTCATCAACTACGGCGTACTCGGCGGCATCGTCATGGGGCTGGTCAGCGCCTTCCTGTGGCAGCGCTACCACCGGATCAAGCTGCCGGACTACCTCGCGTTCTTCGGCGGACGCCGCTTCGTACCGATCATCACCTCGCTCGCGGCGATCGTGCTCTCGGTACTGATGAGCTTCGTCTACCCCGCCTTCGACTGGCTGATCACCGGGCTGGGCGAATGGGTCACGGAGAACTCGATCCTCGGCGGCTTCGTCTACGGCACCCTCAACCGGCTGCTCATCCCGCTCGGGCTGCACCACATCCTCAACAACCCGCCGTGGTTCATCTTCGGCGAGTACACCAGTGGCGGCGAGACCTACCACGGCGACATCGCGCGCTTCCTCAACGGCGACCCCACCGCGGGCGCCTTCATGACCGGCTTCTTCCCGATCATGATGTTTGCCCTGCCGGCCGCCGCGCTGGCGATCTGGCACACCGCCAAGCCGAAGCACAAGAAGGCCGTCGGCGGCATCATGCTGTCGGCCGCGCTGACGGCGTTCCTCACCGGTGTCACCGAGCCGCTGGAGTTCGCGTTCATGTTCGTCGCCTGGCCGCTCTACGTGATCCACGCGATCTTCACCGGCACCTCGATGGCCCTGGTCAACGCGCTCGGGATCAAGGACGGGTTTGGCTTCTCGGCGGGACTCTTCGACTACGTGCTCAACTTCGGCATCGCTACCAAACCACTGCTGCTCATCCCGATCGGGCTGGCCTACGCGGTGATCTACTACTTCCTCTTCCGGTTCGTCATTCAGAAGTGGAACCTCCGCACGCCGGGCCGCGAAGACGACGAGGGCGAGGGGTCCGTGGCAGCGGACGGGGACTCGGTGGCGACGGACGACGGTGCTCGTGGCTGA
- the nagA gene encoding N-acetylglucosamine-6-phosphate deacetylase: MADLLTSAQVVTPERVLAPGWLLVDGDRIAEVGEGAPPRSPDLDLDAATVVPGFVDLHVHGGGGASFDTGTADSALTVADAHLAHGTTSMAASLVTDTHDRMIDAVRELAELVRDGRLAGVHLEGPWLSPRRSGAHQPGSLSVPDPASVESLLAAGDGAVRMVTLAPELPGGIDAVRQLTNAGVVAAIGHTDATYDVTREALDAGARLGTHLFNAMRPLHHRDPGPVGALLESSADVELIADGVHLHPAVLRTVFAAKPGHCILVTDAMAAAGAPDGDYQLGPMAIEVRDGVARLADGTGNGAIAGSTLTMDAAVRYAVRTAGLPLLDVVHAASTAPARAWGLCDVGAIEPGRRADLVVLDADLDVVRVMRAGTCVSR; the protein is encoded by the coding sequence GTGGCTGACCTGCTCACCTCAGCACAGGTAGTCACCCCGGAGCGCGTGCTCGCGCCGGGGTGGCTGCTCGTCGACGGCGACCGCATCGCCGAGGTCGGCGAGGGCGCGCCGCCACGCTCCCCCGACCTCGACCTCGACGCGGCCACCGTCGTACCCGGCTTCGTCGACCTCCACGTCCACGGCGGTGGTGGCGCGTCGTTCGATACTGGTACGGCGGACTCCGCGCTCACCGTCGCCGACGCCCACCTCGCGCACGGCACCACGTCAATGGCCGCGAGCCTGGTGACCGACACGCACGACCGGATGATCGACGCGGTGCGCGAGCTCGCCGAGCTCGTCCGAGACGGCCGGCTCGCGGGGGTGCACCTGGAAGGTCCGTGGCTGAGTCCGCGGCGGTCGGGGGCACACCAGCCGGGATCGCTGTCGGTGCCGGACCCAGCATCGGTCGAGTCGCTGCTTGCGGCCGGCGACGGTGCGGTCCGGATGGTCACCCTGGCGCCCGAGCTGCCCGGCGGCATCGACGCCGTACGCCAGCTGACCAATGCCGGTGTCGTGGCGGCGATCGGCCACACCGACGCGACCTATGACGTCACTCGCGAGGCGCTCGATGCCGGCGCTCGCCTCGGCACGCACCTCTTCAACGCGATGCGTCCGCTGCACCATCGCGACCCTGGGCCGGTCGGCGCGCTCCTGGAATCTTCTGCTGATGTCGAGCTCATCGCCGATGGCGTCCACCTGCACCCGGCCGTGCTGCGCACTGTCTTCGCGGCCAAACCGGGCCACTGCATCCTCGTCACCGACGCGATGGCCGCGGCCGGTGCGCCGGATGGCGACTACCAGCTCGGCCCGATGGCGATCGAAGTTCGCGATGGTGTCGCGCGGCTCGCCGACGGCACCGGCAACGGGGCGATCGCGGGCTCCACGCTCACGATGGACGCCGCGGTCCGGTACGCCGTACGAACCGCCGGTCTGCCACTGCTTGATGTCGTCCACGCCGCGAGCACGGCACCGGCTCGCGCCTGGGGGCTGTGCGACGTGGGCGCGATCGAGCCCGGCCGCCGCGCGGATCTCGTGGTGCTCGATGCCGACCTCGACGTCGTACGAGTGATGCGCGCGGGCACATGCGTCAGCCGCTGA
- a CDS encoding aldo/keto reductase, producing MRQVTMGGQESVPALGMGTWGWGEDRGRRDDEIAALRTGLDLGMTLVDTAEMYADGGAEEVLGEALAGRRDAAFVVSKVLPSNASRSGTIAACERSLGRLGTDRIDLYLLHWQGGHPLEDTLAAFQQLADDGKIRYWGVSNFDRAALEELQGVPGSDGLTTDQFLYNLSRRGPEYDLLPWCADHDLPVMAYSPIEQGRILDDPALGEVAQAHSVSPAALALAWVLRQDSLCAIPKASSPEHVRDNATALDVELTREDLDALDRAFPPPSGPGPLEML from the coding sequence ATGCGACAGGTCACGATGGGCGGCCAAGAGTCCGTGCCCGCGTTGGGCATGGGCACGTGGGGCTGGGGCGAGGACCGCGGCCGGCGCGACGATGAGATCGCGGCGCTGCGCACCGGCCTCGACCTGGGCATGACCCTGGTGGACACCGCCGAGATGTATGCCGACGGCGGCGCGGAGGAGGTGCTCGGCGAGGCGCTGGCCGGTCGCCGCGACGCGGCATTCGTGGTCAGCAAGGTGCTGCCGTCGAACGCCTCGCGCTCCGGCACGATCGCCGCCTGCGAGCGCAGCCTGGGACGCCTCGGCACCGACCGGATCGACCTCTATCTCCTGCACTGGCAAGGCGGGCATCCGCTGGAGGACACCCTCGCGGCCTTCCAGCAGCTCGCCGACGACGGGAAGATCCGCTACTGGGGCGTCAGCAACTTCGACCGCGCGGCGCTGGAGGAGCTCCAGGGCGTGCCAGGCAGCGATGGTCTCACCACCGACCAGTTCCTCTACAACCTGTCGCGGCGTGGCCCGGAGTACGACCTGCTGCCGTGGTGTGCCGACCATGACCTGCCGGTGATGGCATACTCGCCGATCGAGCAGGGGCGCATCCTGGACGACCCGGCGTTGGGCGAGGTCGCGCAGGCGCACAGCGTCAGCCCGGCAGCCTTGGCTCTGGCCTGGGTGCTGCGACAGGACTCGCTCTGCGCCATCCCGAAGGCGAGCAGCCCGGAGCACGTGCGCGACAACGCCACTGCGCTGGACGTGGAGCTGACCCGTGAGGACCTCGACGCGCTGGACCGTGCCTTCCCGCCGCCGAGCGGACCGGGGCCCCTGGAGATGCTGTGA